In the genome of Polaribacter atrinae, one region contains:
- a CDS encoding LysE family translocator, translated as MNFLIFIFLGFGVAVLGSITPSFLNLTVVKFSLRNGKKAAFYLIGGYATVLFFQANIGAYLSSILMENSEYITLLQKIGTGILLLLSINFFRLYFTSKEKRIKEEIPKSKAYLHGIGMSLLNTIAIPFYFTTISVLIGLEYFEYSYLNGFYFSIGSTIGSFTLYSLYAIIAKKIEHKLTFIASKMDFILGCLTGVVAVGNFVFLLYK; from the coding sequence ATGAACTTTTTAATTTTTATTTTCTTAGGTTTTGGTGTTGCGGTTTTAGGTAGTATAACACCTAGTTTTTTAAATCTGACTGTAGTTAAATTCAGTTTAAGAAATGGTAAAAAAGCAGCGTTCTATCTTATTGGTGGTTATGCTACAGTTTTATTTTTTCAAGCGAATATAGGTGCTTATCTATCGAGTATTTTAATGGAAAACTCAGAGTATATAACCTTGTTACAAAAGATAGGTACAGGTATTCTTTTGCTGCTATCCATTAACTTTTTTAGACTGTATTTTACGTCAAAAGAAAAGAGGATAAAAGAAGAAATACCTAAATCTAAGGCTTATTTACATGGTATTGGAATGTCTCTTTTAAACACTATTGCAATTCCGTTTTATTTTACAACGATCTCTGTTTTAATAGGGTTAGAATATTTTGAATATTCTTACTTAAATGGATTTTATTTTTCAATTGGTTCTACAATTGGTTCTTTTACGCTATATTCATTATATGCTATTATTGCTAAAAAAATTGAACACAAACTTACTTTTATTGCTTCTAAAATGGATTTTATTTTAGGGTGTTTAACAGGTGTAGTTGCGGTAGGAAACTTCGTTTTTTTACTTTATAAATAA
- a CDS encoding glutamate dehydrogenase, whose protein sequence is MNIFLLFFFGFMFSFVGSITPSMLNMTALKISLEKGKLAANKYAFGVSLMIIPQVIIAVILTKYIAQTPTILETIEKAGIVVFIALSYYFYNESKKGKIKVDAVKTKSINPLLTGISLSVLNMFGIPFFSGTIITLDVFNLFSFDFVSVFFFILGSVLGTFYILFLYGKFAKIIQQKTGKLTKDINLILSIITGLVAVFTVVKLFI, encoded by the coding sequence TTGAATATATTTTTACTTTTTTTCTTCGGATTTATGTTCTCTTTTGTAGGGTCTATTACGCCAAGTATGCTAAATATGACTGCTCTAAAAATTAGTTTAGAAAAAGGGAAATTGGCAGCTAACAAATACGCATTCGGAGTTTCTTTAATGATCATTCCGCAAGTGATAATTGCTGTTATTTTAACCAAATACATTGCGCAAACCCCAACCATTTTAGAAACTATAGAAAAAGCAGGAATCGTTGTTTTTATAGCCTTATCTTACTATTTTTATAACGAATCTAAAAAAGGAAAAATAAAGGTTGATGCAGTAAAAACTAAAAGTATAAATCCTTTACTAACCGGAATTTCACTATCTGTTTTAAACATGTTTGGGATTCCTTTTTTTAGCGGAACCATTATTACCTTAGATGTTTTTAATCTGTTTAGTTTTGATTTTGTTTCTGTGTTCTTCTTTATTTTAGGATCTGTATTAGGTACATTTTATATCCTATTTTTATATGGAAAATTCGCAAAAATAATTCAACAAAAAACAGGGAAGCTAACAAAAGATATCAATTTAATTCTATCAATTATAACAGGTTTAGTAGCTGTTTTTACAGTTGTAAAACTATTTATTTAA
- a CDS encoding alpha/beta hydrolase family protein, producing the protein MKILKNIIIQGKHSKPTVTDVFYKEDQQPKKVVVFCHGYKGFKDWGAWNLLAETFAKAGFFFIKFNFSHNGGTAVNPIDFPDLEAFGNNNYTKELDDLESVIDWIATNTTYKNEVDVNDISIIGHSRGGGIVLLKANEDARVKKVISLASVCDFGSRGTITDDLENWKRTGVKYVLNGRTKQNMPHFYQFYLDFKENETRLNIQKAVANLKIPQLIIHGDKDTSVSLDEGKKIHTWNGESQLEIIKNADHVFNVSHPWYKENMSKELEEVAALCVSFLKK; encoded by the coding sequence ATGAAAATTTTAAAAAACATTATCATTCAAGGAAAACACAGCAAACCAACTGTAACAGATGTGTTTTATAAGGAAGATCAACAACCAAAAAAAGTAGTTGTTTTTTGTCATGGTTACAAGGGATTTAAAGATTGGGGCGCTTGGAATTTATTGGCGGAAACTTTTGCAAAAGCAGGATTTTTCTTTATAAAATTCAACTTTTCTCATAATGGAGGCACTGCTGTAAACCCAATTGATTTTCCGGATTTAGAGGCTTTCGGTAATAATAATTATACCAAAGAATTAGACGATTTAGAAAGTGTAATCGATTGGATTGCTACAAACACCACTTATAAAAATGAAGTAGATGTAAATGATATTTCAATAATTGGACATAGTAGAGGTGGCGGAATTGTGCTACTAAAAGCAAATGAAGACGCAAGAGTAAAAAAAGTAATTTCTTTGGCTTCTGTTTGCGATTTTGGCTCTAGAGGTACAATTACTGACGATTTAGAGAATTGGAAAAGAACAGGTGTAAAATATGTCTTAAACGGAAGAACAAAGCAAAATATGCCGCATTTCTATCAGTTTTATTTAGACTTTAAAGAAAACGAGACGCGTTTAAATATTCAAAAAGCTGTAGCCAATTTAAAAATTCCACAGTTAATAATTCATGGAGATAAAGATACTTCTGTTTCTCTAGATGAAGGTAAAAAAATACATACTTGGAATGGTGAAAGTCAGTTAGAAATCATTAAAAATGCAGACCATGTTTTTAATGTTTCTCATCCTTGGTACAAGGAAAATATGTCTAAAGAATTAGAAGAAGTCGCAGCGCTTTGTGTCTCTTTTTTAAAAAAATAA
- a CDS encoding DUF5074 domain-containing protein: MKSYLSKLALIGLLFVVSCTKKDVVFEEALPTYNNAFILSLESDKTAITFLDENQLATQNVHVFDNAESTSFSSYNNELYIVSQNGPSYISKVNTENLEVEESITSSNVSSPSYLQMYSKTDGLVINTSGSGRNRNYNLCHVNTTTGIGDAITDVSNKILFNNSALILDAENVLIADGKELVVMNITTKEFTSAITFDDAISGLLKDKNGSIWVAKEKRATDATFTKLNANYSINETVTVTDTAINLFKNSILTMNSESTNAFWSESASGKIYTFDTETKVIEEFATPINEGIALNTVVKQHPKTKQVYVIGLEDFMDPDNSVLVIYNLDKTVANTVTKVGASPIDLYFSDKEFIN, translated from the coding sequence ATGAAAAGTTATCTATCTAAATTAGCCTTAATTGGTTTATTATTTGTTGTATCCTGCACTAAAAAAGATGTAGTTTTTGAAGAAGCACTACCAACTTACAACAATGCTTTTATCTTATCTCTAGAAAGTGATAAAACAGCAATTACATTTCTAGACGAAAATCAACTTGCAACACAAAACGTTCATGTATTTGACAATGCAGAAAGCACTTCTTTTTCTAGCTACAATAATGAACTATATATTGTAAGTCAAAACGGACCTTCATACATTTCTAAAGTTAATACAGAAAATTTAGAAGTAGAAGAATCTATAACTTCTTCTAACGTATCTTCTCCATCCTATTTACAAATGTATTCTAAAACGGATGGTTTGGTAATTAACACCTCTGGATCAGGAAGAAATAGAAATTATAATCTTTGTCATGTAAATACAACTACTGGTATTGGAGATGCAATAACTGATGTTTCTAATAAAATTCTTTTTAACAATTCTGCACTAATTTTAGATGCTGAAAATGTTTTAATTGCAGATGGAAAAGAATTAGTTGTAATGAATATTACTACTAAAGAATTTACTTCTGCAATAACATTTGATGATGCTATTTCTGGGCTTTTAAAAGATAAAAATGGAAGTATTTGGGTAGCAAAAGAAAAAAGAGCCACAGATGCTACCTTTACAAAACTAAATGCAAATTATTCTATAAATGAAACAGTAACAGTAACAGATACTGCTATTAATTTATTTAAAAACAGTATTTTAACTATGAACTCAGAAAGTACGAATGCTTTTTGGTCTGAATCTGCATCTGGAAAAATTTATACTTTTGATACAGAAACGAAAGTAATTGAAGAGTTTGCAACACCAATTAATGAAGGAATTGCCTTAAACACTGTTGTAAAACAACACCCAAAAACAAAACAAGTTTATGTAATTGGTTTGGAAGATTTTATGGATCCAGATAATAGTGTTTTAGTAATTTATAACTTAGATAAAACTGTAGCAAACACAGTAACAAAAGTAGGAGCATCTCCCATAGACCTTTACTTTTCTGACAAAGAATTTATAAACTAA
- a CDS encoding S41 family peptidase, with product MKNKNNLPIYLSLAVIFGLLIGVSLNGSSNNILSLNKNSSQEIKIRKLINFIEKDYVDTVNTESLLDGAITQMLGKLDPHSVYIPKENLQAVKENMQGNFVGIGVQFRIINDSITVIQPIKGGPGIKAGIKAGDRILMADKDTLYGKGMFTDKVPGYLKGKPDTKVALKMYRKSNDSLFTVSVTRGNVNIKSVDLAYMINDSIGYIKLDRFARNTYSEFKTSLNTLIDDGMTDLILDIRGNGGGFIDIANSIIDEFLEDDKLIVFTKNNKNKVEESFATSKGDFEKGGLYVLIDENSASASEILAGALQDNDKGTIIGRRSFGKGLVQIEMDLGDGSAVRLTTARYYTPTGRSIQKPYDHEGNKNYYTDYQKRVANGELLSKDSIKVVDSLKYTTPKGKVVYGGGGIIPDIFVAIDTTSYMNGFYFNSINDFAFDYVDNNRKKLQKWTIANFITDFDTDETVFNSYLSDIKDRPTPSFSTSQNLKKYLKAAIANTLFGDVGFYRIMHQDDKMIQKVLELESEK from the coding sequence ATGAAAAATAAAAACAACCTTCCTATATATTTATCTTTAGCAGTTATTTTTGGTTTACTAATTGGTGTTTCACTAAATGGTAGCTCTAACAATATATTGTCTTTAAACAAAAACTCATCTCAAGAAATAAAAATAAGGAAACTTATTAATTTTATTGAAAAGGATTACGTAGATACCGTAAATACGGAGAGTTTATTAGATGGTGCCATTACGCAAATGTTAGGTAAATTAGATCCTCATTCTGTGTATATCCCTAAAGAGAACTTGCAAGCTGTTAAAGAAAATATGCAAGGTAATTTTGTAGGTATTGGTGTTCAGTTTAGAATTATAAACGATTCCATTACTGTTATACAACCCATAAAAGGCGGACCAGGTATAAAGGCAGGTATTAAAGCTGGCGATCGTATTTTAATGGCAGATAAAGATACTTTGTATGGTAAAGGCATGTTTACAGATAAAGTGCCTGGTTATTTAAAAGGAAAACCAGATACCAAAGTAGCTCTTAAAATGTATAGAAAAAGCAACGATTCTCTCTTTACTGTTTCCGTTACTCGTGGTAATGTAAATATTAAAAGTGTTGATTTAGCCTATATGATTAACGATTCTATTGGTTATATAAAACTAGATCGTTTTGCGAGAAATACGTATAGTGAATTTAAAACGTCATTAAACACCTTAATAGATGATGGAATGACCGATTTAATTCTTGATATTAGAGGAAATGGTGGTGGCTTTATAGACATTGCAAATAGCATTATTGATGAATTTTTAGAAGATGATAAACTGATTGTTTTTACCAAAAACAACAAAAATAAAGTAGAAGAGTCTTTTGCAACCTCTAAAGGAGATTTTGAAAAAGGTGGTTTGTATGTTTTAATTGATGAAAACTCTGCATCTGCATCAGAAATTTTAGCAGGTGCTTTACAAGACAATGATAAAGGAACAATTATAGGTAGACGTTCTTTTGGAAAAGGGTTGGTACAAATAGAAATGGATTTAGGCGATGGTTCTGCAGTGCGTTTAACAACGGCACGTTACTACACCCCTACCGGTCGTTCTATTCAGAAACCTTATGACCACGAAGGAAATAAAAATTATTATACAGATTATCAAAAGAGGGTTGCTAATGGAGAACTCTTAAGTAAAGACAGTATAAAAGTGGTAGATTCATTAAAATATACTACTCCTAAAGGAAAAGTTGTTTACGGCGGTGGCGGTATTATTCCGGATATTTTTGTTGCCATAGACACCACTTCTTATATGAATGGTTTCTACTTTAACTCTATAAATGATTTTGCTTTTGACTATGTAGATAACAATAGAAAAAAACTACAAAAATGGACCATAGCTAATTTTATTACTGATTTTGATACCGATGAAACGGTTTTTAACAGCTACTTGTCTGATATTAAAGACAGACCTACACCTTCTTTTAGCACCAGCCAAAACTTAAAAAAATACTTAAAAGCAGCTATTGCAAACACTCTTTTTGGTGATGTTGGTTTTTATAGAATTATGCATCAAGATGATAAAATGATTCAGAAAGTTTTAGAATTGGAAAGTGAGAAATAG
- a CDS encoding deoxycytidylate deaminase, with amino-acid sequence MTDKKQLKYDRAYLKMAREWGKLSHCKRKQVGALIVKGRMIISDGFNGTPTGFDNCCEDCNGVTKWEVLHAEANAILKVASSTQSANGATLYITLSPCTQCSKLIHQAGIKRVVFAESYKDTSGINFLEKAGVEIMHLPYEK; translated from the coding sequence ATGACTGATAAGAAACAATTAAAATACGATAGGGCTTATTTAAAAATGGCTCGCGAATGGGGAAAATTATCTCATTGTAAACGTAAACAAGTAGGCGCGCTTATTGTAAAGGGCAGAATGATTATTTCTGATGGTTTTAACGGAACACCCACTGGTTTTGATAATTGTTGTGAAGATTGTAATGGAGTTACAAAGTGGGAAGTTTTACATGCAGAGGCAAATGCCATCTTAAAAGTTGCTTCTTCTACCCAATCGGCAAACGGTGCCACCTTATATATTACCTTATCTCCATGCACGCAATGCAGTAAATTAATTCACCAAGCAGGAATAAAACGTGTTGTTTTTGCAGAGTCATACAAAGATACCTCTGGCATTAATTTTTTAGAAAAAGCAGGCGTAGAAATCATGCATTTACCTTATGAAAAATAA
- a CDS encoding HupE/UreJ family protein: MDDFLLYFKMGLNHVLDLAAYDHILFLIVLAVVFSFKQWKKVLWLVTLFTIGHSITLALSAYGILKIKMDMIEFLIPVTIFITGAINVFTAKNTASGKQNINLIFALFFGLIHGLGFSNYFKMMVGKEENKLFPLLEFALGIEAAQIIIVLGILIVGTLLQNFFRASRRDWILVCSSIVIGFAIQMMTDRVFW; this comes from the coding sequence ATGGACGATTTTTTACTGTATTTTAAAATGGGCTTAAACCATGTGTTAGATTTAGCTGCTTATGACCATATTTTATTTTTAATTGTTTTAGCTGTTGTATTTAGCTTTAAACAATGGAAAAAAGTTTTATGGCTGGTTACATTATTCACAATTGGTCATTCTATTACTTTGGCTTTATCTGCTTATGGTATTCTAAAAATTAAAATGGATATGATTGAATTTTTAATTCCGGTAACCATTTTTATAACAGGAGCTATAAATGTTTTTACAGCAAAAAACACTGCTTCTGGTAAACAAAACATCAACTTAATATTTGCTTTGTTTTTTGGTTTAATTCACGGTTTAGGTTTTTCTAACTATTTTAAAATGATGGTTGGTAAAGAAGAAAATAAATTGTTTCCGTTATTAGAATTCGCATTAGGTATAGAAGCTGCTCAGATTATTATTGTTTTAGGAATTTTAATTGTTGGTACACTACTACAAAACTTTTTTAGAGCTAGCAGAAGAGATTGGATTTTAGTTTGTTCTTCTATTGTAATTGGTTTTGCCATACAAATGATGACCGATAGAGTGTTTTGGTAA
- the nirB gene encoding nitrite reductase large subunit NirB, giving the protein MKTIIVVGNGMVGYKFCEKFVAASVNEEFKVIVFGEEPRPAYDRVHLSEFFENQDAKALEMAPAEWYKENKIDLIVDERVSDIQRTTKTIITAKNRVFNYDYLVLATGSSAFVPPIKGVEKEGVFVYRTIEDLEGMLAYAANLKEKNPNARAAVLGGGLLGLEAGKAVMDMGLEPHIIEFAPKLMPRQLDARSSKVLQLKLESIGLNIHLSKATNQILGDDAITGMEFGEDDVLDVEILVVSAGIRPRDELGKTCGLEMGVRGGIVVDNKMKTSDENIFAIGEVALYNQMIYGLVAPGYDMAGVAVNQIIGNTEELMPAEIDMSTKLKLIGVDVASFGEPFMPVSKGHSVIFENKTQHLYKRINVSLDGKSLLGGILVGDASDYNMLHQVFLNGMAIPEDAAQLILPATEGGAFGSALDLPDEAQICSCENVSKGQICGAIKDGSCEDLAGVIASTKASTSCGGCKPMVTDLVNETLKSLGKTVKNVICEHFEYSRQELYGIIKAKKLTSFNEVLDAAGTGHGCETCKPLVSSIFASLYNDTPNKEDVTQDTNDKFLANIQRNGTYSVVPRIAGGELTPEDLIVLGQIGSKYNLYTKITGGARIDFFGAELNDLPAIWTELIDAGFESGHAYGKSLRTVKSCVGSTWCRYGLDESITFAIELENRYKGLRSPHKIKGGVSGCIRECAEARGKDFGIIAVEGGWNLYVGGNGGATPRHAQLLAEKIDNETVIKYLDRYLIYYIQTAAPLMRTAAWLDKLEGGIEQLKKVVIEDSLHIVEDLEKEMQFLVDAYECEWKQAIANEETKKRFHHFVNSDDRDDNLVFVPLRDQKMPELWKN; this is encoded by the coding sequence ATGAAAACAATTATAGTTGTAGGTAATGGAATGGTTGGTTATAAATTTTGTGAAAAATTTGTAGCAGCATCTGTAAATGAAGAATTTAAAGTTATTGTTTTTGGTGAAGAGCCAAGACCTGCTTACGATAGAGTCCATTTAAGTGAGTTTTTCGAAAACCAAGATGCAAAAGCTTTAGAGATGGCGCCTGCAGAATGGTATAAAGAAAATAAAATCGATTTAATTGTTGATGAAAGAGTTTCCGACATTCAAAGAACTACAAAAACTATAATCACTGCCAAAAACAGAGTTTTTAATTACGATTACTTAGTTTTAGCAACAGGATCTTCTGCTTTTGTGCCGCCAATTAAAGGTGTAGAAAAAGAAGGAGTTTTTGTGTACAGAACTATAGAAGATTTAGAAGGGATGTTGGCGTATGCAGCAAATCTTAAGGAGAAGAATCCAAATGCAAGAGCTGCTGTTTTAGGTGGAGGTTTATTAGGTTTAGAAGCAGGTAAAGCTGTTATGGATATGGGTTTAGAGCCTCATATTATAGAGTTTGCGCCTAAATTAATGCCAAGACAATTAGATGCAAGAAGTAGTAAAGTATTGCAATTAAAATTAGAATCGATAGGATTAAATATACATTTAAGTAAAGCAACGAACCAGATTTTAGGAGACGATGCTATTACGGGAATGGAGTTTGGCGAAGACGATGTTTTAGATGTAGAAATATTAGTAGTTTCTGCAGGAATTCGTCCAAGAGATGAACTTGGTAAAACTTGTGGCTTAGAAATGGGCGTTCGTGGCGGAATTGTAGTTGACAATAAAATGAAAACTTCCGACGAAAACATCTTCGCAATCGGAGAAGTTGCTTTGTACAACCAAATGATTTATGGTTTGGTTGCTCCTGGTTACGATATGGCTGGTGTTGCAGTAAATCAGATTATTGGAAACACAGAAGAATTAATGCCAGCTGAGATTGACATGTCTACCAAATTAAAATTAATTGGTGTAGATGTAGCAAGTTTTGGAGAACCTTTTATGCCTGTATCTAAAGGACATTCTGTTATTTTCGAAAACAAAACACAACATTTATATAAAAGAATTAATGTTAGTTTAGATGGTAAATCTTTATTAGGAGGAATCTTAGTAGGGGATGCATCAGACTATAATATGTTGCATCAAGTATTTTTAAACGGAATGGCAATTCCAGAAGATGCTGCACAATTAATTTTACCAGCAACAGAAGGCGGTGCTTTTGGTAGCGCACTAGATTTACCAGACGAGGCGCAAATTTGTTCTTGTGAGAATGTAAGTAAAGGTCAAATTTGTGGAGCTATCAAAGATGGTTCTTGCGAAGATTTAGCAGGCGTTATTGCATCAACAAAAGCAAGTACAAGTTGTGGTGGTTGTAAACCAATGGTTACAGATTTGGTTAACGAAACTTTAAAATCGTTAGGTAAAACGGTTAAAAATGTAATTTGCGAACATTTTGAATATAGCAGACAAGAATTATACGGAATTATAAAAGCTAAAAAATTAACTTCTTTTAATGAAGTTTTAGACGCTGCAGGAACCGGTCATGGTTGTGAAACTTGTAAGCCGTTAGTTTCTTCAATTTTTGCAAGTTTATATAATGATACTCCAAATAAAGAAGACGTTACACAAGATACAAACGATAAATTTTTGGCAAACATACAACGTAACGGAACCTATTCTGTGGTGCCAAGAATTGCAGGTGGAGAGCTAACGCCAGAGGATTTAATTGTTTTAGGACAAATAGGTTCGAAATATAATTTATATACAAAAATTACCGGTGGAGCGCGTATCGATTTCTTTGGTGCAGAATTAAATGACTTACCAGCAATTTGGACAGAGTTAATTGATGCAGGTTTTGAAAGTGGTCATGCATACGGAAAATCTTTAAGAACTGTAAAAAGTTGTGTAGGTTCTACATGGTGTCGTTATGGTTTAGATGAAAGTATCACGTTTGCCATCGAACTAGAAAACAGGTATAAAGGATTGCGTTCTCCACATAAAATTAAAGGAGGTGTTTCTGGTTGTATCCGTGAATGTGCAGAAGCTAGAGGTAAAGATTTTGGAATTATTGCTGTAGAAGGTGGTTGGAATCTTTATGTGGGTGGAAACGGTGGTGCAACACCAAGACACGCACAGTTATTAGCCGAAAAAATAGACAATGAAACGGTTATAAAATATTTAGATCGTTACTTAATTTATTACATACAAACAGCTGCTCCGTTAATGAGAACTGCTGCTTGGTTAGATAAATTAGAAGGCGGAATAGAGCAATTGAAAAAAGTGGTTATCGAAGACAGTTTACATATTGTTGAAGATTTAGAAAAAGAGATGCAATTCTTAGTGGATGCTTACGAATGTGAGTGGAAACAAGCCATCGCAAACGAAGAAACAAAGAAACGTTTTCATCATTTTGTAAATTCAGATGATAGAGATGACAACTTAGTATTTGTGCCTTTACGTGATCAAAAAATGCCAGAACTCTGGAAAAATTAA
- the nirD gene encoding nitrite reductase small subunit NirD, which yields MDTLLLKYKTVKEAEVKVWFKAAPVSAFPKDGGACVKYKDLQIAVFNFSRLDKWYACQNLSPEKQEMVLSRGMLGDHKGIPKIACPLHKKTFSLETGENLNADLAPIAVYPIKIEAENVYIGFSE from the coding sequence ATGGACACATTACTTTTAAAATACAAAACAGTAAAAGAAGCAGAAGTAAAGGTTTGGTTTAAAGCCGCTCCAGTAAGTGCGTTTCCAAAAGATGGTGGTGCGTGTGTAAAGTACAAAGATTTACAAATTGCTGTTTTCAATTTTTCTAGATTAGATAAATGGTATGCATGTCAGAATTTATCACCAGAAAAACAAGAAATGGTGTTGTCTAGAGGTATGTTGGGCGATCATAAAGGGATTCCTAAAATTGCATGTCCTTTGCATAAAAAAACGTTTTCATTAGAAACTGGCGAAAATTTAAATGCAGATTTAGCACCTATTGCTGTATATCCTATTAAGATTGAAGCAGAAAATGTGTATATTGGCTTCTCTGAATAA
- a CDS encoding DUF4202 domain-containing protein has translation MKPTRFETAIAIIDKKNAEDPNNYQVSGLEYPKELLYSQRMTRKLLQFDPNASKALQIAARAQHICRWKIGRKEFPMDRVGYLKWREELKKMHAELTGEILEQVGFDAQFVDRVQKIILKKLIKKNEESQTLEDVICLVFLDYYFDEFAAKHSDEKIIDILKKTWVKMSDKGHEAALKIPFSEKSLALVKQAIS, from the coding sequence ATGAAGCCTACAAGATTTGAAACTGCTATTGCTATTATTGATAAAAAAAACGCAGAAGACCCAAACAATTACCAAGTTTCTGGATTAGAGTATCCTAAAGAATTATTATATTCTCAAAGGATGACTAGAAAGTTACTTCAGTTTGATCCAAATGCATCAAAAGCACTTCAAATTGCGGCAAGAGCACAACATATTTGTCGTTGGAAAATTGGAAGAAAAGAGTTTCCGATGGATAGAGTTGGGTACCTAAAATGGCGTGAAGAATTAAAAAAGATGCACGCAGAATTGACTGGAGAAATCTTAGAACAAGTTGGTTTTGATGCTCAATTTGTAGATAGAGTTCAGAAAATTATCTTAAAAAAACTCATCAAGAAAAACGAAGAATCTCAAACTTTAGAAGATGTTATTTGTCTAGTTTTTCTAGATTATTATTTTGATGAATTTGCAGCGAAACATAGCGATGAAAAAATCATTGATATTTTAAAGAAAACGTGGGTAAAAATGTCTGATAAGGGGCATGAAGCAGCTTTAAAAATACCATTTTCAGAAAAAAGTTTAGCGTTGGTAAAACAAGCCATTTCATAA